Below is a window of Roseivirga misakiensis DNA.
ACAGGTTAGCCAATTTTAGAAAAGCACTTGGTATAAAAGTAAACATAGAAATGTTCTACTTGGCCGACGAGTTTTATAAACAACAAGACACCAAAATGAAAATCACCATTGGGAAACCAATTCCAGCGGAAACATTCGATAGTACTAAATCGGATATGGAATGGGCTCAATGGACAAAAGAGGAAGTATACAAGCTTAGAGAAGCTTAAGTCAACCGAATGAAAGAAAGTATTGTGCAAGCCATTGTTCCACCGGTAGAAAGATCGCTTATTGAGCAAGAACTCAATGCTGATCGTTTTATAAGAAATACCAATAAAGGTGGCAACGAGATATATATCATCAATCATCACAACTCGCCGAACACTATGCGGGAAATTGGCCGATTGAGAGAAGTGGCCTTTCGGGATGCAGGCGGAGGAACTGGTGAGGCAATCGACATCGATAATTATGATACCAAGGAAAGATGCTACGAGCAACTCATTGTTTGGAGCCCGGAGGATAAGGAAATCATTGGTGGCTACCGTTTTATCACTGGTGATAGAGCGTATAATGCTGAGACAGACTCCTTCGAACTTTCTACGGCCCACTATTTCGATTTTTCAGATCGGATGAAGAAGGACTTTCTACCCTATGCAATTGAGTTAGGTCGATCTTGGGTTCAGCCAAGCTATCAGCCATCGGTGAATCCTAGGAAAGGGCTTTTCGCTTTAGCAAACATTTGGGATGGCCTAGGTGCCCTGATTGTATATTATGCCGATGAAATGCACTATTTCTTTGGCAAAGTGACCATGTACACTAATTATAACCAAGAAGCTAGAGACATTCTTTTGGCTTTCCTTGCCCATTATTTCCCAGATGTACACCAGCTTTCACAACCCAAACCAGAACTCTTCTCAGGCTATTCTGATGAACTGTTTAAGGAGAATTTTCCTACTGACATGCCTTTTGAAGAAGCCTTCAGAGTATTACAGCGTCTCCTAAAAGATCGGGGCGAGTGGATCCCTCCTTTAATTAACATCTACATGAACCTATCATCCTCTATGATGACTTTTGGCACTGCACATAACCCAGAATTTGGTGATGTTGAAGAGACTGGCCTTTTAGTTACTATAAAGGATATTCACCAAAATGTGATCGATCGGCATTGTACAGGCTATACTAAGCCAGCCAAATAAAGCCTCCATCCCATCAAGCCATATTCATTTGATTACTGATAAACCTTTTTATCTTAGTTTATCATTAGCATCAATCTTGAATTATGGATTTTACTTTAGGTATCGAAGAGGAATACATGGTCATAGACCCTGAGACCAGAGAATTAGTATCCCACGAACAAAAAATTGTAGAGGCAGCTCATCGTCATATGGAAGACCAAGTGAAGGCAGAAATGCATCAGGCGGTTGTCGAAGTTGGCACTAATATTTGTACTGATATTCAAGATGCACGTGAACAGGTTACTTACCTGCGGAAGACCATGTGTGAGATAGCCAAAGATTTGGGTTTCAGGATTGGCGCCGCCGGAACTCACCCTTTTTCAGAATGGAAAAAGCAACTCATTACGCCAAACCCTCGGTACCACGCCATTATTAATGAACTTCAGGATACGGCCCGATCTAATCTGATTTTTGGGCTGCATGTCCATGTGGGGATTGAGGATAAATCTATGGCACTGCACATAGTCAACCAAATCAGATATTTTTTACCTCATATTTATGCCCTATCGACCAATTCTCCATTTTGGGAAGGAAGAAATACTGGATTCAAATCTTTTCGTTCTAAAATCTTCGACAAGTTTCCTAGAACAGGAATTCCACCACTTTTCGAAAGCATATCAGAGTATGAGAACTATGTGAACCTTCTCATTAAAACAAGGTGTATAGATAATGCCAAAAAGATTTGGTGGGACATACGAGTTCATCCATTTTTCCCAACACTAGAGGTTAGAATATGTGATATTCCACTAACTATCGATGAGACCATCACTATTGCAGCACTTATTCAAGCATTGTCCTATAAGTTATTCAAGCTCAGGACTCAAAATCTAAATTTTGCCACTTACAAAAGAGACTTAGTCAACGAAAATAAATGGCGAGCGAGTCGATATGGCCTCGACGGAAAGTTGATTGATTTCGGAAAGGAAAGCGAGATTAATACGCGGATACTTATTCATGAGTTACTAGATTTTATAGAGGATGTCGTAGATGAATTAGGCTCACGCAAAGAAGTAGAAAGAACCTATGAGATTCTTGAAAAAGGTACAGGTGCCGACCGTCAATTAAAAGTATACGAAGACACCCAAGATTTTAACGAAGTGGTAGACTACATCATCAAGGAAACCATGTTTGGCACGGAGTGATGTAGACCTCTTTGAAGAATTCTTCTACTAAAAATTCAACCAATAGGTCAACTTAAAAACTAAGGCCCTAGATTTAGATGGGCCAATATTAATGAAGCCTTCATCGTTTGTGGCTAAATAATTATCTGTATAGACTAGGAAGAAATCCGATACTGGTGCAAATCGCCATTGGAGCCTAGAATTTATATTCAAATTGTCAATTTGGGTATTGTATTGAACGAAAGTGGTCCAAAATAGCTTCTTTGTGAAGGTAAAGTCGAATCGAGGGCCGATCAAGAAAAGATTTGCGTCGTTATAAGGGTCGGGAAGCCTTATACGATTGTAGGCAAAGTTAATACTCGTGAACCCCATAGGTTGATACCTAAAGTTCAGGCTCCCTTCAAAATTGATTCTGGTTCCATTGAAATACTCACCAGACCTCGTACTGACCCTAAAATTAATGAGCTTACGCTGGTCTGAATTGTAGCTGGCTATGATCAAGTTATTATGATAGCCTTCTCCACTGGGTAGCGCGAGTCCACCCGTACCACTGGGGTCAAAACCGTTGAAAAGGAAGGTATACTGCCATCTTAATCTAGCACTAAACCTGGCAGAACTACGCCAGTTAATATCATACAGGATATTCATGTCCCAATCCAGAAATCCGAATTCCTTGTTGCCCACCATGTCAAAATCAAACCCCGGTCCATGTCGCTGAATCCCTCCCGACTTTGGGAAAAACGAGTAGCGAACTGTATTGGTCAACTGTCTGATATCCCTGCGGCGTACAAAACCCACTTCTGGATTATAATTCTCTCCTACTGATTGCGCTGAGATATCCCAAGACCACTTGGGCACGCCAAAACTGAGTTCAAACCCAGTTGAAAACGATTGGTCGGGCTGCACTTCCTCTATCGACTTATGAAAGAACACTTTACCGTTCCAGCGGTTATCGGCAGAAGCCAAATTGTAGTCTACGCCTACTGTCCTATTCCAGCGCGCATAAAGATCGGTGTCATAGTCAGCCTCATTTTCAAAAGTCTGTTTATTGACGAAAAGAAAGGAAATATTAGACCGTGCGAATACTTTTTGTTGCAGTGAAAGCACCGAATAGTTGTAAGATGGAAGACTCGCGGCATCTTCTCTCCCAGCTTGCATAGATAAAAAACCCAGTCGTAAGTTATTATTGATTTTACCGCTCAACCGCGTACCCACAGGAATAGGGTTCTGAATATTTTGACCTGTCGTTTCATCTCTGGCAACACCTATCCTTCTGGAGAAAAATGGTCTGGACCCACGGTTACCATAATTGGCAAACAGATCGGCATTTTCTAGGAAGAATTGTCTCCGTTCGGGGAAAAAGATTTCGAATCGATCCAGGTTAGTCACTTGCCGATCTACTTCCACCTGTGAAAAGTCAGGGTTTACAGTCAAATCTAAATTCAAGCCGGGCGTAACGGCATATTTTAAATCAAATCCAGCATCAAAATTAGTTTCAGAAGGCTGATCGTTCTGAAAGTCTTTACTTATTCCAGAAGCGACATATGGAATGAAAGAGATATTCGAACCTGGCTTTTTAGTCGGTTCATCCCATTTCATTTCTCTCAAAGTAGCTAGGTTAACAATGGAAAAATTCCTCGAAATGGGTGCCCAAGTCGATCGTTCTGCGTATTCGCTATCAACGCGATAAAAATTGACATTCCATTCCGATTGGCCCTCGGAAAACCTCAACGTTTTAAGCGGAATCGCCATTTCAGCAATCCAGTATCCATTTTCTTGGCGGGCTTCACCTCTCCATTTATTATCCCAGTCTAGGCTAAATGCATTTCTTCCACTTCCACCATTAGCTATCAAACCTTCTCGGCGTACTCCAAATGGATTAATACCAAAAATAAAGGCATTCGTATTGTCTTGAAAAGCATCAATTAAGATGGAAAAAGAATCATTAGCATCTCCGAAGAAATCCCTTCTCAGCGAAGGTGTAATATAGCCTCTTTCGCCATCGGGGTTTTGCATCACCCCTAATACATAAATGAACTGATCATCGTAAAGAATTTTAGCCACCGACTGTGCATAAGCAAGTGACGTGTCCATCGGAAAGTACTGCTGAAAATTATAGGCTGAATCGGCATAAGACCACAAATCATCTACTTTACCGTCAATGATTATTTTTTGATCAATTTTCTTAATCTCAATACCCTGTGCTAAAGCCAACTGCCCTAGAATCAGCATAAACAGACATATCCAAATTCTCATGGCGCAAAAGTAAATTTTCTTTTCATTGAATCTTGATTATTTACATCAATGGAGAGGTCTTCTAGCGCTTTCAGCAACCTAAACGACAGCCGACAACAGTCTATATATTTACCAACAATCATAAAGTCATAGTTTGGTCACTTTCAAAATTCTTAGTTTTACATACCTAACCAACACTTGCCATGAATCGATTTTTTCTTGCCTTGGGCATGGTTCTATTTCTAAGTAGCTGCAAAAGCGATGATGATGGAGGCGCCCCTCAAGTTGACCTCACAGGTAAAATTGTCATTCCAGAAAACACAAGAGATACTGTTTTGTTTGCTACTTCTGTTGACAATATCTCAATCCCTATTTTCATTTCTATTCCTTCAGCGGCCACTAACCTAGCAGGAACTGTTGTTATGCATGGTTCTGGAGGCAATTGGGAAGATTCGGATACTGATAACGATGGCATAGATGATACTGTAGAGGAGTGGGAACTTTCAAACCAAAACGAACAATGGAAAACCTTACTCGGTAATGAAGGTATTGTATCAGCATTTCCTGGAAGCTATTACAGAAGAGGTACAGTCGAAAATGCTGGTGATTGGAAAAACCCACCATTACAGTTTCAAATTAGTGCTTCATTTGTCAGAAATCACGACGCTTATAAAACTCTCGAAGTATTAAGAAGCCTTGTCCGTGCCGATGGTTCTGCAATTGTGACTTCGGATAATGTAGCTATTCTCGGTTTTTCGCATGGCGCTACAGCAATACAAAGTACATTATTCGATACGAGCGTAATTCCTGTTGATTGGGAGTGGTCACAATCCTACAGTGGCACCCTCTATACCAATGAAATTAAGCCTCCGGCTTCACTTCCGACTGACGGAGGATTTAAGGCGGGTGTTATGTATTACCCCGGTTCTTTTCATAATAGCTACTACGGAAACCCTTGCTCAGGAACTAGTATTTTCCAAACCTATGCGGACTTTATGATACATATCGCTTCTGAGGATAGCCTCACTCCTAATACTAATTGTATGTTGGAAACAGTCGGAAATAATGGTGGCGGTACTGCAACTATTCATAGTTACGAAGGGGCAAACCACAGTTTCGATAGTAAGACTTCTGGTATTGATGGTAGCGCAAGTACGCTAGCACGTACTCGTTCATTAATCTATTTGAAAGAGAAATTGGGAATTAATTAAAAAGGACTAACTCTTTTGAATCAGTCCTAAAGTGCCTTCTTCGAAAACTTTACATAAGCGATCTCTAGCTTAAAAGCTCCTGGCTTTTTAGAATCAGTGATAAAGCCTAAACGAATAGTGTTTTTCGCAGCTCCTTTAGACATTGTGCGCCCTGTCCTTCTTCCCATTCGATATTCTTTTAAGTCATAAAGATCGACGGTAATAGTTTTCCATGCATCGTTAGAAGATGGTATTGGCATTTTATGATTTGGAAGCCAAAACCTTTGGTATTGGTATACATTCAGTGCGCAGTCTAAACCACTGCTTCTGTACTTGATTTCTACTTGATCGTATTGGGAAAGATCGTATCTGGCATAGGGAGCTCTTAATGAAGTGAATCCACCATTATTTTCAAGCGAAACCGTGCCTGAGAAAATCATGCTATCATCTGTCAGCTGAGCTTTGCCCCGTGAAAGGCCACCCATAACTCCATCATTTACAATGGCCCACTTGTAGCCATCTTTATTTTCACCAAAATCAAAGACCATTTCCGAAGGTGGACTTAATAAAGCAATCAGTAAATAGAGTGTTGAAATCATAACTCTGTATTTGACTGCTCTAACAGATTGTACTTGAGATTGTTCTGAGAAATTCGAAAGTCTTAACTATCTATTTAAAACTATCTGAACTGATATACGCGTCTATCACAGCCTCTTCCCCTTTCTTGCCACTTTGAGAATTACCATGCTCCATTCCTAATACTCCTTTGAAGCCCTTATCATGGATGTATTTAAACACATTGAAGTAGTTTATTTCTCCAGAAGTAGGCTCTTTACGCCCAGGGTTATCACCAATTTGAAAGTAGGCTATCTCGTCCCAGCAGTTATCTATGTTAGGGATCAAGTTGCCTTCAGTTATCTGCTGATGGTAAATATCGAAGAGGATTTTGCAAGATGGACTATTGACCGCCTTACATATTTCATAAGCTTGAGCAGCCTTCGACAGGAATAAACCTGGATGATCACGTGGATTTAAAGGTTCTAAGACCATTACCAAACCATGAGGTTCTAATAATTCACAGGCTTTTCTTAGGCTGTCCACCACATTGGCCGTTTGATACCCCATGTCTTTTCTGAGATCTAAATGACCAGGCACAACGGTCATCCATCTGGCATTCACCCTTTTTGCCACATCGACTGATTCTTTTATTTCTTTTAGGAACTGATCTTGCCAGTCCTTTTTTCCGCTAGCAAGATTAGGTTCTTGCCAAAAAATGGTATGGGCTACGAACACCCCCATCGTCATGCCATATCCCTTCATTTTATCAGCAATTTGCTCTTGCACAGCAATAGGTCGCTGTTTCATGTCATTGTCTTCCAAGGATTTAAAGCCTTGTTCCGCCATAAAATCAATTTCATTCAAGATTCCGCCAGGCGCTGACTTTCTAAACATCCCAAAATGGGGTGCATAATTTAGGTTAAACTCATGCCTTGGTTTGTAACTGGGAATAATTGTGTTGACCCCTGTCATAATTGCACCAGTACTAAGTGCGCTTACATTTAAAAAATCTCTCCTTTTCATACGTCTGATTTGGTATAGAAATATACAAAATCTCTGGGGCTGATTATATTTAAGATACAATCCCATCCTCATGTATATAAAAAAGAAGTACTCAAAGAAAGACATGGCCATTTGGACGAGAAAAGAGACCATTTTCTTCGTGCTTATGGCTGCCATAGTAACGGTGCTATATGAAGTTGTCGGTTTACGGTGGTTACAATTGCCTTGGACACCTATAGCCCTGGTCGGTACGGCGGTTGCTTTCTTAATCAGTTTCCAGAACAATGCGGCTTACGATCGACTATGGGAAGCTCGAAAAATATGGGGAGGCATAGTAAACACCTCTCGTACTTGGACCATGATGGTTCGAGATATGGTTAATAATGCCCATACAACTGATCCAAAAAGCCAAGACTATTTAGCGGAAGAAAGACGAATTTTAGTGTATAGACAAATTGCTTGGATGAGTGCGCTTCGTTATGCTTTGAGGGCAGAAAAACCCTGGGAAACGTTTAAAAAAGCTAAAACCAATAAGCAATGGAGCGAAATGCTTAACCTGCAAGAACTAACAGTCCCACTGGAAGAAGAGCTTTCTAGATTAATTAGCCCGGAAGAGGTAGAATATGTAATGTCTAAAAAGAATAAGGCTAATGCCCTCCAAACTTTACAGTCTCAGCATATAAAAGCTTTAAAAGATGCTGGTCTGATTTGGGAATTCGCTTTTCTAGAGATGGAAAATGTACTGAAAGAATTCTTCAATCTACAGGGTAAAAATGAACGAATTAAGAACTTCCCTTACCCCCGTCAATATGCCACTTTAGGCTATGATTTTGTAAACCTTTTCAATATGCTACTCCCCTTCGCAATTGTTCCGGAGTTCTGGAAAATGGGTCAAGAGCTAATGGAAACTTACCCTGATTTCGGTGGCTATTTTATCTGGGTAGCTATACCAGTATCAGCTGTAGTATCATGGATTTTTAATACAATGCAGAGAATCGGTACGGCTGGTGAAAACCCGTTTGAAGGATCGGCCAATGATGTACCAATAACAACAATGGCTAGAGGTATAGAGATTGATATGAGGGAAATGTTGGATGAGCCTAAGGATAAAATTCCTGAACCTCTCCCAGCGGTTTATAATGTACAGATGTAAAAGGCTCAAATGTGAAGTAGCTCACTTTAAGGTTAGCGATTACTAAAAATATCTCGAGCAAATTGAGTGTCATACAGCTCATCTAAGTAATCTGTTCTAGTAACAATATTGTAGTTATCTCTGCATTCCTCGAGGCCACTTCTCATGATGGAAATACATCTTCCATTCTGGTCAGCACCCTCTCGATGATCCCTGAATAATGAGCAATGCCCTAGTTCATGAAATACTATGAACTCTTTAAATAGATCTGGCGCCAATTGCCAAAACTCAGCATCGATCATAACATGGTTTGAGGTTCGGCTATTAAAATTACATGTGCCTGCAATATTTTCTTCGTCAATTACTTCGATAACTCCCGTGATACCTTCTGCTACCAAGTCGATGGTAAGGCCGCGTGATGCACCTTGTTCTTGAAAACGAATAAAATATGGCCAAAGACGTTCATCTACTCCAGGAAAGGTTCCCTCAGCCACCATAATTGGTTCGGCTTCATCATCTGTTGAACAGGCTGATAAAGACAGCAGTCCCATAAAAATTAGTGCTATCCACTTAGCATTATAAACCCCAACTCTCCGATTTCCCATACGCTAATGGTTTTTCTGTAGAACGGAGAATTTTGAGTTTAGTATTAGATCACACCATCGAGATTCCAGACAATTATCCCGTACACGACAAATCGAATGATACGGAATGAGGCAAAAAGGAGATACTTCTTTTGTGGATACATGAGCGTACCCGTGAGCATACTTATCAATGCAAAAGGCAGCGGAGTTAGTGCAGATACGATAATCAAACCACTCCCGTACTGATCATATTTTTGCTGATATTTTTTAAGCTTCAGCCGTTTTTGAAATATATTCAAGAAGAATTCCTTCTTACCTAAAACTCGTCCTAAACGATAATTTAACCAGCCAGCGAAGAGCGAAACCAAGGTCATGGTTGAAACTGCAGTGATGTAGTAATGCCAGGGGTCATCCAAAGACCAAAACATAAAAAGTTCAGGAGGCAATATTCCGACAAATATTTCTGAGATCAGGAAGATGAAAAACATTAAATAGTAGCTATCTGACACAGCATGCTCAATGGTATCATATTGACTCTTGAAATAACTTTTGAAAAGTATTAGGAGACCAATTAGGACAATCAAATAGATAGCTCCTTTGATGATATTCTTAGAAAAGAAGCTATAAAACTCGCGTTTACTATTATCCATTTAGGCTAAATCTTACCGTAAAGTAATGAGAAAAAACACAAGTCTAAACTTAAAATGACTTAAGTGTTCTGTTCCTTATAGGAGTCTATTATTTCCTTGAAAAACATTGGATTGGTAAACTTATCAATGACTTTTACATTTTTGAATGGCGCTAGCTTTTCTCGGAGTTCTGACTCCATTTGGCCGCTATACACGTATATCCAAGTGCCTTCATTTTCTAGCTTTTCATTATTGCGGGCGATCAGATCAGAACCTTGAATATCGGGCATCATTTGATCTGTGATTACGATATCATATCGATTTTGATCAATTAATTGATTAGCCGCTTTTCCGTTGCTGGCTTCTTCTACCTCAACATCATCATACATGAATTCTATGAAATCCTTCAGTGTATCTCTTACTGCAAAATCATCTTCAACTATCAGTATCTTGATCATATACTTTTCATGCTTATAAATACACTGGTTCCTTCACTCCCTCGGGAAGTTATCCATAGTTTATGCCCTAATCGTTCCGTCAAATCTTTGGCAAGATAGAAGCCCATTCCTGTTATTTCTTGATTTTCATCAACCTTCGATTGATTGGTCCCTAGGCTCTGAAGCTGCTCTTCAGAAATCCCAACTCCATAATCTCTTACTTCTATAATCAATTCATTACCCTTTTGGTTTAAATGAATTTCGGCGGGGGCATCATTCTGCCTAGAAAACTTGAGCGCATTTCCGATAAGCGTATTCATTATATACTTCAACGTCATCTTATCGGTAGCGAAACGCGTCGATTCAAAGTTTGGATCGGCTTGAGCGAATACCTGTAGGTTCCAGTTTTCTTCAACAAATTGTGCTAACTCCTCAAAATCGATTTTATCACTTGCAGTTTGATTGAGTGTCATGAAATAAATAAAGTCATGAAGCATTCTTTTGATCGACTCGACAGAACTCAAAGAAAGGTCTACAATCTTGTCCTTGACCTTGGCAAATTTCTCTGGTCGTTCACTTGAGCGCTTGATCATTTCCATATTCATCTGCAATGTCGCAACAGGCATTTTTATTTCATGAGAGATCAGTGAGAGCATGGTTTGTCTACTTTTCTGATATTCCATCTCAGCTCTGGACTTTGTTAGAATATCCATGCGCATTACAAAAGTTTTGAATAATGCCAAGTTTGCTAGAATAACGGCAATGGTTAATAAGACCACCCTTAACCCAAAATGATTACCATAGATATTTAGGAAGTCCAAAGTTTGAACTACAACCCATAATACAAGCACTAAAAATGCCGAAATAAGGTAGCTTGAGGTGGGTTCTTTGTCGATTTTAGCCTTAATCACGGTATATAAAAAGACGCCTCCACTCAAAATCATAAAAATTAGATAATACCGAAGTATACTCGTAAAAAACACTGATGGCGTAACGAGAACAAGGATAATATTCGCAATAGTAATCGCTAAGAAAACACGTTTAAACCATACGTTGGTCTGGTTAGGATAAAGCGTAAAAACAAAAAGACCACCGAATAGGGATGCTGCGTAGCCGCTCAAATACTCCAAACATATCGCTA
It encodes the following:
- a CDS encoding sensor histidine kinase, with the translated sequence MKIRIALILIFSMCLNLIQAQTPSTIDLSDWDGLEFYKLDGKWDFYWNQLITNRREATQAPVQVEVPHDWSKISIDGEQLPDFGYATYAVRLIIPKDKPPAGMLITHAFSAYNVMVNDSLIYESGVVGKSKQGYKGYREPKVVSFREFKTDTLDVVIQVSNYHHTNAGLYYSLEVGDANRLIKVLRTNQGLSLFLAGAFFITGFILIAFSAAYRHLSLPVPFYALFSLSMMYRLIGTDYYPLHAMLNTLNFDLAICLEYLSGYAASLFGGLFVFTLYPNQTNVWFKRVFLAITIANIILVLVTPSVFFTSILRYYLIFMILSGGVFLYTVIKAKIDKEPTSSYLISAFLVLVLWVVVQTLDFLNIYGNHFGLRVVLLTIAVILANLALFKTFVMRMDILTKSRAEMEYQKSRQTMLSLISHEIKMPVATLQMNMEMIKRSSERPEKFAKVKDKIVDLSLSSVESIKRMLHDFIYFMTLNQTASDKIDFEELAQFVEENWNLQVFAQADPNFESTRFATDKMTLKYIMNTLIGNALKFSRQNDAPAEIHLNQKGNELIIEVRDYGVGISEEQLQSLGTNQSKVDENQEITGMGFYLAKDLTERLGHKLWITSRGSEGTSVFISMKSI
- a CDS encoding hydroxypyruvate isomerase family protein — translated: MKRRDFLNVSALSTGAIMTGVNTIIPSYKPRHEFNLNYAPHFGMFRKSAPGGILNEIDFMAEQGFKSLEDNDMKQRPIAVQEQIADKMKGYGMTMGVFVAHTIFWQEPNLASGKKDWQDQFLKEIKESVDVAKRVNARWMTVVPGHLDLRKDMGYQTANVVDSLRKACELLEPHGLVMVLEPLNPRDHPGLFLSKAAQAYEICKAVNSPSCKILFDIYHQQITEGNLIPNIDNCWDEIAYFQIGDNPGRKEPTSGEINYFNVFKYIHDKGFKGVLGMEHGNSQSGKKGEEAVIDAYISSDSFK
- a CDS encoding carboxylate-amine ligase is translated as MDFTLGIEEEYMVIDPETRELVSHEQKIVEAAHRHMEDQVKAEMHQAVVEVGTNICTDIQDAREQVTYLRKTMCEIAKDLGFRIGAAGTHPFSEWKKQLITPNPRYHAIINELQDTARSNLIFGLHVHVGIEDKSMALHIVNQIRYFLPHIYALSTNSPFWEGRNTGFKSFRSKIFDKFPRTGIPPLFESISEYENYVNLLIKTRCIDNAKKIWWDIRVHPFFPTLEVRICDIPLTIDETITIAALIQALSYKLFKLRTQNLNFATYKRDLVNENKWRASRYGLDGKLIDFGKESEINTRILIHELLDFIEDVVDELGSRKEVERTYEILEKGTGADRQLKVYEDTQDFNEVVDYIIKETMFGTE
- a CDS encoding bestrophin family protein, translated to MYIKKKYSKKDMAIWTRKETIFFVLMAAIVTVLYEVVGLRWLQLPWTPIALVGTAVAFLISFQNNAAYDRLWEARKIWGGIVNTSRTWTMMVRDMVNNAHTTDPKSQDYLAEERRILVYRQIAWMSALRYALRAEKPWETFKKAKTNKQWSEMLNLQELTVPLEEELSRLISPEEVEYVMSKKNKANALQTLQSQHIKALKDAGLIWEFAFLEMENVLKEFFNLQGKNERIKNFPYPRQYATLGYDFVNLFNMLLPFAIVPEFWKMGQELMETYPDFGGYFIWVAIPVSAVVSWIFNTMQRIGTAGENPFEGSANDVPITTMARGIEIDMREMLDEPKDKIPEPLPAVYNVQM
- a CDS encoding CIA30 family protein; this encodes MISTLYLLIALLSPPSEMVFDFGENKDGYKWAIVNDGVMGGLSRGKAQLTDDSMIFSGTVSLENNGGFTSLRAPYARYDLSQYDQVEIKYRSSGLDCALNVYQYQRFWLPNHKMPIPSSNDAWKTITVDLYDLKEYRMGRRTGRTMSKGAAKNTIRLGFITDSKKPGAFKLEIAYVKFSKKAL
- a CDS encoding DUF5916 domain-containing protein, whose amino-acid sequence is MRIWICLFMLILGQLALAQGIEIKKIDQKIIIDGKVDDLWSYADSAYNFQQYFPMDTSLAYAQSVAKILYDDQFIYVLGVMQNPDGERGYITPSLRRDFFGDANDSFSILIDAFQDNTNAFIFGINPFGVRREGLIANGGSGRNAFSLDWDNKWRGEARQENGYWIAEMAIPLKTLRFSEGQSEWNVNFYRVDSEYAERSTWAPISRNFSIVNLATLREMKWDEPTKKPGSNISFIPYVASGISKDFQNDQPSETNFDAGFDLKYAVTPGLNLDLTVNPDFSQVEVDRQVTNLDRFEIFFPERRQFFLENADLFANYGNRGSRPFFSRRIGVARDETTGQNIQNPIPVGTRLSGKINNNLRLGFLSMQAGREDAASLPSYNYSVLSLQQKVFARSNISFLFVNKQTFENEADYDTDLYARWNRTVGVDYNLASADNRWNGKVFFHKSIEEVQPDQSFSTGFELSFGVPKWSWDISAQSVGENYNPEVGFVRRRDIRQLTNTVRYSFFPKSGGIQRHGPGFDFDMVGNKEFGFLDWDMNILYDINWRSSARFSARLRWQYTFLFNGFDPSGTGGLALPSGEGYHNNLIIASYNSDQRKLINFRVSTRSGEYFNGTRINFEGSLNFRYQPMGFTSINFAYNRIRLPDPYNDANLFLIGPRFDFTFTKKLFWTTFVQYNTQIDNLNINSRLQWRFAPVSDFFLVYTDNYLATNDEGFINIGPSKSRALVFKLTYWLNF
- a CDS encoding response regulator — translated: MIKILIVEDDFAVRDTLKDFIEFMYDDVEVEEASNGKAANQLIDQNRYDIVITDQMMPDIQGSDLIARNNEKLENEGTWIYVYSGQMESELREKLAPFKNVKVIDKFTNPMFFKEIIDSYKEQNT
- a CDS encoding dienelactone hydrolase family protein, encoding MNRFFLALGMVLFLSSCKSDDDGGAPQVDLTGKIVIPENTRDTVLFATSVDNISIPIFISIPSAATNLAGTVVMHGSGGNWEDSDTDNDGIDDTVEEWELSNQNEQWKTLLGNEGIVSAFPGSYYRRGTVENAGDWKNPPLQFQISASFVRNHDAYKTLEVLRSLVRADGSAIVTSDNVAILGFSHGATAIQSTLFDTSVIPVDWEWSQSYSGTLYTNEIKPPASLPTDGGFKAGVMYYPGSFHNSYYGNPCSGTSIFQTYADFMIHIASEDSLTPNTNCMLETVGNNGGGTATIHSYEGANHSFDSKTSGIDGSASTLARTRSLIYLKEKLGIN
- a CDS encoding GNAT family N-acetyltransferase; amino-acid sequence: MKESIVQAIVPPVERSLIEQELNADRFIRNTNKGGNEIYIINHHNSPNTMREIGRLREVAFRDAGGGTGEAIDIDNYDTKERCYEQLIVWSPEDKEIIGGYRFITGDRAYNAETDSFELSTAHYFDFSDRMKKDFLPYAIELGRSWVQPSYQPSVNPRKGLFALANIWDGLGALIVYYADEMHYFFGKVTMYTNYNQEARDILLAFLAHYFPDVHQLSQPKPELFSGYSDELFKENFPTDMPFEEAFRVLQRLLKDRGEWIPPLINIYMNLSSSMMTFGTAHNPEFGDVEETGLLVTIKDIHQNVIDRHCTGYTKPAK
- a CDS encoding VTT domain-containing protein → MDNSKREFYSFFSKNIIKGAIYLIVLIGLLILFKSYFKSQYDTIEHAVSDSYYLMFFIFLISEIFVGILPPELFMFWSLDDPWHYYITAVSTMTLVSLFAGWLNYRLGRVLGKKEFFLNIFQKRLKLKKYQQKYDQYGSGLIIVSALTPLPFALISMLTGTLMYPQKKYLLFASFRIIRFVVYGIIVWNLDGVI